The following proteins are co-located in the Pseudomonas fluorescens genome:
- a CDS encoding DUF3509 domain-containing protein has protein sequence MESISLLLEEALSPYQVTLTTSGLQGECLVTVKNPAGAIVVEREVDRAQLTDKRALVDVVDCLLRDLKIAEGRLEPSVIAALRNAAQTRGGALA, from the coding sequence ATGGAAAGTATCAGCCTATTGCTCGAAGAAGCACTGAGCCCTTATCAGGTTACATTGACCACCTCGGGCCTTCAGGGCGAGTGTCTGGTGACCGTGAAGAACCCTGCTGGCGCTATTGTCGTCGAGCGTGAAGTTGATCGGGCGCAATTGACTGATAAGCGTGCACTGGTGGATGTGGTGGATTGTTTACTACGCGATCTGAAAATCGCTGAAGGGCGGTTGGAACCCTCGGTTATTGCAGCATTGCGCAATGCAGCCCAAACCCGTGGCGGCGCCCTCGCATGA